A window of Hyperolius riggenbachi isolate aHypRig1 chromosome 1, aHypRig1.pri, whole genome shotgun sequence contains these coding sequences:
- the LOC137527436 gene encoding olfactory receptor 6B1-like: MAVFNGNNITVFILIGFPTRPELQPVLFAVFLITYILTVAENVVIIATIKLNEPLHKPMYYLLCSLSFLEIWYVTATVPNLLNNLLTQNNKISFVACMTQLYIFISLACTECVLLAVMAVDRCVAICFPLHYNVIMHDNFCIQLAVGSWGLGFFVALIKALLIFRLQFCGPNVINHFFCDISPVLNLACTDMSFTELMDFILAMVIIMCPLVVIIITYIFIIWTVLRIPNNAGRQKAFSTCASHLTVVIIFYTATLFIYARPRKANPFDRNKLVTILYSILTPLINPVIYCLRNGEVQQALKKSLIRSKPPTSCF; this comes from the coding sequence ATGGCAGTATTTAATGGTAACAATATTACTGTTTTTATCCTCATCGGATTTCCAACTCGCCCAGAATTACAGCCTGTGCTATTTGCTGTATTTCTTATAACTTACATTTTAACGGTGGCAGAAAATGTGGTAATCATTGCAACAATTAAGCTCAATGAACCTCTTCACAAGCCAATGTACTACCTTCTGTGCAGCTTGTCTTTCTTGGAAATCTGGTATGTAACAGCCACTGTACCTAATTTACTGAACAACCTCCTGACACAAAATAATAAAATCTCCTTTGTAGCTTGTATGACACAGTTGTATATTTTTATATCTTTGGCCTGCACCGAGTGTGTTCTGTTAGCGGTCATGGCAGTTGACAGATGTGTTGCTATATGCTTCCCGCTACATTATAATGTCATTATGCATGACAATTTTTGCATTCAATTAGCTGTCGGATCATGGGGGTTGGGTTTTTTTGTTGCTTTAATTAAAGCTCTTCTAATTTTTAGacttcagttctgtggcccaaatgTGATTAACCATTTTTTCTGTGATATTTCTCCCGTACTGAATTTGGCTTGCACAGATATGTCTTTCACGGAGCTCATGGATTTCATCCTTGCTATGGTTATCATCATGTGCCCCCTTGTGGTGATCATTATCacgtacattttcattatttggaCAGTGCTAAGAATACCAAACAACGCAGGCCGCCAGAAGGCTTTTTCCACATGTGCATCCCATCTTACTGTTGTCATAATATTTTATACAGCCACATTATTCATTTATGCAAGACCAAGAAAGGCTAATCCATTTGACAGAAATAAATTGGTAACCATTTTATATTCTATTTTGACTCCTCTGATAAACCCAGTAATTTACTGCCTGAGAAATGGTGAAGTGCAACAGGctttaaaaaaatccttaatCAGAAGTAAACCACCGACTTCCTGTTTTTGA